In Leishmania donovani BPK282A1 complete genome, chromosome 1, one DNA window encodes the following:
- a CDS encoding DNA excision/repair protein SNF2, putative, with product MGLGKTVQVAAFLGQLYARQMIKTTILVVPPTLVSIWTAAFAEWGGASLTRVVEVIHNEPRKKRQARWRKLRYGLPCVLLTTYGVLRQDAADMSVTLVDYVVLDEAHLIKDPNTCVFKSALTLAARHKIALTGTPLMNTFDDMWSIFRFLDGSILDMDKSNFNAVSATLLRGNERDASAAQREAASSELAKLQAAIRPFMLRREKKDVAAQVLSSSKEDVVVWVRLTDVQQQLYAAFLDSKEVASAREGAADVDLTEGTTDEDGVVMEKSSLGGGDSSAAATVRTNPLLLLTMLSQICNHPWLSLLDEAFAAALSRNPYKAPVAEMGDVFGGAKLWVALQLLRRCVSEQRKTLVFSRSRRFLHLLSFLLQEWRLTHTQVDGNTPSERRCAEVERFNNDAGVWVCLLTTQVGGVGLTFNAASAVVLLDISWNPSADAQAIDRVHRIGQRRDVVVFRLVTCGTVEEKVYRNQIFKRMAALQSMKGCGGGGGEGRRPPTPDAGGELYRYFTRLQLRNMFAMDDGEQRSTAEQLELLHPGRVRAQLREELRRIDGVYDVSDNACVLTEAVDADAAGRDEAQLAHSPSASPERTWRSGSVSPPPSQASLSQQALARVRSRSDGAGSNDDAPRRRRVDIEDTLATVHVATEGCGASANPVEAFDAAARMNMPATSPVAVLRGTQHRSNSPFPSLLSASRATTTTPLMSQFEGCTSASLAAPRPTEVTAGDDAEMVPSPLSLLGDSLAHADDAVLSAAAAAVARGRASDGCSSADFASCRSSF from the coding sequence ATGGGTCTCGGCAAGACGGTGCAGGTGGCCGCCTTTCTTGGCCAGCTCTACGCGCGGCAGATGATCAAGACAACGATTCTTGTCGTCCCACCGACGCTAGTCTCCATATGGACGGCCGCCTTCGCCGAGTGGGGCGGCGCGTCGCTCACGCGAGTCGTCGAGGTCATCCACAATGAACCTCGCAAGAAGCGGCAGGCGCGGTGGAGGAAGCTGCGCTATGGACTGCcgtgtgtgctgctcacGACCTAtggcgtgctgcggcaggacGCTGCCGACATGAGCGTCACCCTCGTGGACTACGTTGTGCTGGACGAGGCGCACCTCATAAAGGACCCCAACACCTGCGTCTTCAAGAGCGCCTTGACCCTTGCGGCGCGTCACAAGATCGCGTTGACAGGCACGCCACTCATGAACACCTTTGATGACATGTGGAGCATCTTCCGCTTCCTCGATGGGTCGATACTCGACATGGACAAGTCCAACTTCAACGCCGTCAGCGCGACGTTGCTGCGCGGCAACGAGCGTGACGCCAGCGCGGCACAGCGCGAGGCCGCCTCGAGCGAGCTAGCGAAGTTGCAGGCCGCCATCCGCCCTTTCATGCTTCGCCGGGAGAAGAAGGACGTCGCCGCTCAAGTGCTGTCGAGTAGCAAGGAGGACGTCGTCGTGTGGGTGCGCTTGACagacgtgcagcagcagctgtatGCGGCCTTCTTGGATTCGAAGGAGGTGGCTTCCGCGCGTGAAGGCGCTGCGGACGTGGACCTGACGGAGGGCACCACTGATGAGGATGGTGTGGTCATGGAAAAGAGCAGCCTAGGCGGTGGTGACTCGTCAGCTGCCGCCACTGTGCGGACGAATCCTTTGCTTCTACTTACAATGCTGTCGCAGATCTGCAACCATCCCTGGCTGAGCCTCCTCGACGAGGCCTTCGCAGCGGCTCTCTCGCGCAACCCGTACAAGGCGCCAGTGGCAGAGATGGGCGATGTCTTTGGCGGCGCGAAGCTgtgggtggcgctgcagctgctccggcgCTGCGTCTCGGAGCAGCGCAAGACGCTCGTCTTTTCGCGCTCAAGGCGATTCCTGCACCTCCTCAGCTTCCTCCTGCAGGAGTGGCGgctgacgcacacacaggtgGACGGCAACACGCCGagcgagcgccgctgcgccgagGTGGAACGCTTCAACAACGACGCGGGCGTGTGGGTATGTCTGCTCACGACGCaggtcggcggcgtcgggcTCACCTTCAacgccgcctcggcggtggtgctgctcgacatCAGCTGGAACCCGTCTGCGGATGCCCAGGCCATCGACCGCGTCCACCGCATTGGCCAGCGGCGCGACGTTGTTGTCTTTCGCCTGGTAACGTGTGGCACGGTTGAGGAGAAGGTGTACCGCAACCAAATCTTCAAGCGCATGGCAGCACTGCAGTCCATGaagggctgcggcggcggcggcggagagggccGCCGGCCCCCGACACCGGATGCTGGTGGCGAGCTCTATCGATACTTcacgcgcctgcagctgcgcaacatGTTTGCCATGGACGACGGTGAGCAGAGAAGCACAGCGGAGCAactggagctgctgcaccccgGGCGCGTCCGCGCGCAACTGCGCGAGGAGCTCCGAAGGATCGACGGTGTGTATGACGTAAGCGACAACGCATGCGTGctgacggaggcggtggacgcGGACGCGGCGGGCCGCGACgaagcgcagctggcgcactCGCCTTCGGCCTCGCCGGAGCGCACGTGGCGCTCAGGCTCTgtctcgccaccgccatcgcaAGCATCGCTGTCCcagcaggcgctggcgcgcgtgcgcagccgctcagATGGCGCAGGAAGCAACGATGAtgctcctcggcgccgccgcgtcgacaTAGAGGATACGCTTGCCACCGTACATGTCGCCACAGAGGGCTGCGGCGCTTCCGCGAATCCTGTGGAGGCGTTCGACGCGGCTGCACGCATGAACATGCCGGCGACATCTCCGGTGGCCGTGCTGCGGGGCACCCAGCATCGCAGTAACTCGCCGTTTCCGTCGCTTCTCTCTGCCAGCCGtgccacgacgacgacaccaCTGATGAGCCAGTTTGAGGGCTGCACGAGCGCATCACTGGCGGCCCCACGTCCGACAGAGGTGACTGCAGGCGATGACGCAGAGATGGTGCCGTCGCCATTATCCCTGCTGGGCGACTCGCTTGCgcacgccgacgacgccgttttgtcggcagcagcagcagccgtggcacGGGGGCGGGCAAGCGAtggctgcagctccgccgacTTCGCATCCTGCCGCTCTAGCTTTTGA
- a CDS encoding thioredoxin, putative yields MPFTEVYGVEQFRDIANDPTLTVVCFSAVWCGPCKTIEKDLDRLTYEFANVRFAKVDADNNTEIVSKCRVMQLPTFMLVRAGQMLGYVIGADLAQLKAKIREEANKS; encoded by the coding sequence atgcccTTCACGGAGGTGTATGGCGTGGAGCAGTTCCGTGACATCGCGAACGATCCCACGCTCACCGTCGTGTGCTTCAGCGCGGTGTGGTGCGGCCCATGCAAGACCATCGAGAAGGATCTGGACAGGCTCACCTATGAGTTTGCGAATGTGCGGTTTGCGAAGGTGGACGCAGACAACAACACGGAAATCGTGTCCAAGTGCCGCGTGATGCAGCTGCCAACGTTCATGCTGGTGAGGGCGGGGCAGATGCTCGGCTACGTTATCGGAGCAGACTTAGCGCAGCTGAAGGCAAAGATACGAGAGGAGGCGAACAAGTCGTGA
- a CDS encoding pseudouridylate synthase-like protein, protein MRRLFLLLAWQPSFVKHLSELEPAPQRAPVEKRRRQHIPLSLQAREELSRKSNELQYHVVTQDWFGQRVDDFVMQHHPEWDYETVKRLVQQGHIYRYRKNGKKRYTRLTDRLEFDELVVVPTASFWERQLAPPSGVELQSSSTSQQQERRQKFHLSAKTREMAQEMVLFKNEHVIVINKPSGVPIMPTHDPLAMNITDLLPAWRYTNTQKPVICHNLDTETSGCVVLARSANAHRMLGRMFVKRVVPNSVYWGFAVGKPPVNFGRIRMHFEIQKGQGGDVIVARPTPTADSKVGIAEFVVNASALEFGSFISFYPLTTRRHQERIMAAHALRAPLLGDAKYGGESAFPHSLSLFWDPARKDVPLHLHHRKIQLPYKNGAGEFVCVTAPLPPHMEKTFKRLGWPVDADDPLIPG, encoded by the coding sequence ATGCGGCGcctcttcctgctgctggcatGGCAGCCATCCTTTGTCAAGCATCTCTCGGAACTggagccggcgccgcagagaGCGCCCGTAGAGAAGCGACGTAGACAACATATCCCGCTCTCTCTGCAGGCACGCGAGGAGCTGTCCCGCAAGTCGAATGAGCTGCAGTACCATGTCGTCACGCAGGACTGGTTCGGCCAGCGCGTGGATGACTTCGTTATGCAGCACCACCCGGAGTGGGACTACGAGACGGTGAAGCGGCTGGTGCAGCAGGGGCACATCTACCGCTACCGGAAAAACGGAAAGAAGCGATACACGCGGCTGACGGATCGTCTGGAGTTCGATGAGCTTGTCGTCGTGCCGACAGCGAGCTTCTGGGAACGccagctggcgccgccgagcggggtggagctgcagagctcctcgacgtcgcagcagcaggagcggcggcagaagtTTCACCTCTCCGCCAAGACGCGCGAGATGGCGCAGGAGATGGTGCTCTTCAAGAACGAGCACGTCATCGTGATCAACAAGCCGAGCGGCGTGCCGATCATGCCGACGCACGACCCTCTTGCCATGAACATCACAGACCTCCTTCCGGCGTGGCGGTACACTAATACGCAAAAACCGGTCATATGCCACAACCTTGACACCGAGACGAGCGGGTgcgtggtgctggcgcgcagTGCGAACGCGCACCGCATGCTGGGCCGCATGTTTGTGAAGCGTGTAGTGCCGAACAGCGTGTACTGGGGTTTCGCGGTAGGGAAGCCGCCAGTGAATTTCGGCCGCATTCGCATGCACTTCGAGATTCAGAAGGGGCAGGGCGGCGATGTCATTGTTGctcgccccacccccaccgcAGACTCCAAGGTAGGCATCGCCGAGTTCGTTGTGAATGCCTCCGCGCTGGAGTTCGGCAGCTTCATCTCCTTTTACCCActgacgacgcggcggcatcagGAGCGCATTATGGCCGCCCACGCGCTGCGAGCCCCGCTCCTTGGCGACGCGAAGTATGGTGGCGAGAGCGCCTTCCCGCACTCCCTGTCGCTCTTCTGGGACCCCGCCCGCAAAGACGTCCCACTGCACCTCCATCACCGCAAGATTCAGCTCCCCTACAAGAACGGCGCCGGTGAGTTTGTGTGCgtcacggcgccgctgccgccgcacatGGAGAAGACGTTCAAGCGGTTGGGGTGGCCAGTCGACGCTGATGACCCACTTATCCCTGGTTga